In the Cololabis saira isolate AMF1-May2022 chromosome 7, fColSai1.1, whole genome shotgun sequence genome, one interval contains:
- the si:ch73-43g23.1 gene encoding mucin-12 isoform X1, protein MDSWTLQGDSYSFLRSAPRSFSLCHRDGTPNHVEIFDIINIPTQRSAISETTCLCDIFGDDQSESQSLSSSPSVVAVVSSQRGVEGTAAASAPVDDLNDSSSSYHTAQGSSEGEEGFEDSRERLSSPALQNEISEKRQLERKSLTSEHIQDSEDTIPNSERKAKSPVLPVETSSQGRKSGETTPSLGHSSPNTLSQEGRLSSLSSSSIPNSERKAKSPVLPVETSSQGLKSGETTPSLGHSSPNTLSQEGRLSSLSSSSIPNFEQKAKSPVLPVETSSQGLKSGETTPSPGHSSPNTFSQEGRLSSLSSSSADKRLSPSSLDLKQTHLEVEPREFNPSFKDRHSSLSHQSLTPSPTRQQDLLQSRVNHLSHNSSPSFEVPHFCQDFTEPTFLSSPLPSPITTEIQSPGPLVSPELSDSSPFSDTQASSPFPDLRGRVSLPDLFSRGSTPDIEDSAQALELISDPSPTGRETVETSESQGTTSSVEPDSAVSSPVPRYTPPSPVVSVATSPELVESIISPELRSASASPGLLSPASPAKLGTRSPSPDSSSKTKVRTPVSSLSFSLSPSPGVRDSSSPFEHRYTSPSPEIRIIASSPEVGRKKQPTEMETSSSASPLREPSFGISSPSSLTSSPHITGISYSGVQPEDRDSSPFPELSHHSTPEPDRTLMSPEVSRSSSVAGSAHTPPSSPHLSGSPSFVQPPEATLSSQAMHQTPSPQANPLSPSPEPRYQTLSSDELQSPSSHNRSTDPSPASVSTDDNLLYTQPLPFARDPPAAETDFFSEDITEAQSPTRFAKDEVSPSFALYQKEETVVAEFKNNSPVVGVHSPVSVTSDKSLGSPLIQQTTETANEIHDMSSMAAFTEKKQVTRSPFFQEEDAYTNPPGKTTSASPYLISPKSRSPNISPVYTATSSRPVQRQENPNPQLTSDSLTFDSSIYSPKSTWTPEMSRRQLLTKVKCVNREKFTEDMSHPVNRRQTPSPPLTRFTPIHIIAPEKPYRQWQNRNRSPSQVIPSSPSGNFKKAATNRESPNVDPVDNNNQGHFVGLGRQLEMEREMQLEQERGVGMERQRERREREEQTHERGEGWQASYRGEQVELSFNARNRKGPVSRSAALTSRETRQGLPTPHSCSESLLATRQLQQQQGLLKLPSQQDARGGGASRRFQPPARQNKKSAPGSVAAYRPCQSSSSSMGSELDEADSEVKWFTDLASRSLSSPEVDYLDMYDSSRRSSTNVSQPSTQESPAGVNAAWLAYADFRGSAPKLDHDEGPLLPPPAYISDGLDPARRYELGSFECIDVAVERDDKRKVRKGVPKRQIQLKRKDSTEGKQEESSENSSPGLPVTAGSLYGDGHPKGALMRQHSTPAAIQERQSTEYGPESSQQKERQSKFQKSASMDETCSKTKMASCLIKSVLSKKMQSVDRQPDEQAVAEASPQTESTETPLKESPKPDPRNLSSSLQSDYSLSSEGLPVRNEPGTRDEAKGRRNPRTRPSNRPSSSSSSRSVTFSQTDSEDAESQSRNESSLKPEMKSELKVQFDSKHSRTGLQNSKAHKRDSCDSIKATGQDTEAPSDREASCTQARVINRDQKREHKEDHKQLLQGNNDANKSKTLDITPNPGEKKKTSLNVCLASDAESKPDVFSPGLPPGEKDGRSETDGDEKKEEEHEAEGVKAPLHKVRDVRRIVKNTYNLSFKPASAVMPSDINEGRRENFDEEKRMEVRAEEERDLMQEERTEVKEKGFRTERKEEQKETAKDSKTLTSSSPQLNKRNPQSSPQLMHIEYKAVCLKDDKSKMLYNKKGDKPPASSTSFTEVSRESQIVNANISDYKTQATETHTICEHDINITRETQETTTEIHKVAQTEDRSVATRADRKPPMLGSLPKLPSKEREVSTAVVLIREKPHKANMSPSPAHEDIPTAIQAPAPQSPSPGLTPAGGHSVSMLLKEKGYQADIGAVVGEHQTTAGEKGVPRKHVNCLEIPLQTLPPSDGGVLDSRRERTFSSSSTTSGPSAATNNTDILTKSREEDSADLRCSGKDSAKQKKNSPEQKPPLTKQKDIIGDFEAVKRIDPTFPPRSPAVRRFKPQPIEVKSLSKEPQTQETSKNSTGNHRPQTIEVKSIAKSSQKPAVPPKPNYKFKPADVAATPTEGQRASGAAAPGKPQSEEKSQTIVVSSPTIYRKISNESTSTSNHSKKLAVSTVSSLKPPPHKTTATTITSLSNQSGASSDTEASDRGQQQQPPASPQSSKCAQKPTSLATPAAGSVATTSPAAVSDPKVSHIPGPGLAGASQPALMDPDSQMQHLRGGHPHEQGMSVTSNNAKQPTPVSTTQVPRFAHQPYHRSLSSERVQRTDEMHFYASDDPPSYDERESFSPLMLQDLTLLRQSRYQPSSRPPPCSCTAGCPSHPGPTPPHHHRSPHNLTPPHSPGQALPYPMSQPPPRPHQYRAEPQPMTYQHGSPKSSPIGPNQPPSMYQSLHQSAPCPPHPSLMQTCSADRPLQPPQHIDSRRPPVHKSPHQQPPSITGAPYSDPGHSPGLPPMDHQYLCGSQSMGPSYGSEYGGDSSSLYSESNYGQTPRRVLLDPETGKYFYIEVPVQPLRKMLFDPETGQYVEVLIPQQTMSHSALYPPSAAPFPPLHNPNMYAPAPQYMPCAAPPPLAHPQAQPQPPRYPEASAAAAIHPSVPGASYRNPSGQVTKPGPPNHPPLDHSYLESMYYVPTGINSSPNPTPPDYYHKHPPNLPPTGGKRS, encoded by the coding sequence ATGGACAGCTGGACTCTCCAAGGGGACAGCTACTCCTTCCTGCGCAGTGCCCCCCGCTCCTTTTCCCTATGCCATCGTGACGGCACCCCTAACCACGTTGAAATCTTCGACATTATCAACATCCCTACTCAGCGCAGTGCCATCTCCGAGACCACCTGCCTGTGCGACATCTTTGGAGACGACCAAAGTGAGTCCCAGTCCCTTTCCAGCAGCCCTTCTGTAGTGGCTGTTGTTTCTTCCCAGAGGGGGGTGGAGGGCACAGCTGCTGCATCAGCCCCGGTGGATGATCTCAACGATTCCTCTAGCTCATACCACACAGCACAGGGCTCTAGTGAGGGGGAGGAGGGCTTTGAGGACTCAAGAGAAAGGCTTTCCAGCCCAGCATTACAGAACGAGATCTCAGAGAAGAGGCAGCTAGAGAGGAAGAGTCTCACCTCAGAACATATACAAGACTCTGAGGACACTATCCCAAATTCTGAGCGAAAAGCCAAATCACCAGTACTCCCAGTTGAAACATCCTCTCAAGGCCGGAAAAGCGGCGAGACAACCCCCTCTCTTGGACATAGCAGCCCCAATACTCTCAGTCAAGAGGGAAGGCTGTCATCCTTGTCTTCATCCTCTATCCCAAATTCTGAGCGAAAAGCCAAATCACCAGTACTCCCAGTTGAAACATCCTCTCAAGGCCTGAAAAGCGGCGAGACAACCCCCTCTCTTGGACATAGCAGCCCCAATACTCTCAGTCAAGAGGGACGGCTGTCATCCTTGTCTTCATCCTCTATCCCAAATTTTGAGCAAAAAGCCAAATCACCAGTACTCCCAGTTGAGACATCCTCTCAAGGCCTGAAAAGCGGCGAGACAACCCCTTCTCCTGGACATAGCAGCCCCAATACTTTCAGTCAAGAAGGAAGGCTGTCATCCTTGTCTTCATCCTCAGCAGACAAGAGACTTTCACCATCATCTCTTGATTTGAAACAAACCCATTTGGAAGTTGAGCCAAGGGAATTCAATCCTTCATTCAAAGACAGACACAGCAGCCTCTCACATCAATCTTTAACTCCAAGTCCTACCCGTCAACAAGACCTCCTGCAGTCAAGAGTCAACCACTTAAGTCACAATAGCAGTCCATCATTTGAGGTCCCACACTTTTGTCAGGATTTTACAGAGCCGACCTTCCTTTCATCTCCTTTACCTTCACCCATCACTACGGAGATTCAGTCTCCAGGACCACTTGTGTCCCCCGAGCTTAGTGATAGTTCCCCCTTCTCTGACACACAAGCGTCCTCTCCTTTTCCTGACCTAAGAGGGAGGGTTTCCTTACCTGATCTCTTTAGCAGAGGCTCCACACCTGATATAGAAGATTCTGCTCAAGCCCTTGAACTGATTTCAGACCCCTCTCCTACAGGAAGAGAGACCGTAGAGACTTCTGAAAGCCAAGGAACAACGTCATCGGTTGAACCAGATAGTGCTGTTTCCTCACCGGTCCCTCGATACACACCTCCCTCTCCTGTCGTTTCAGTAGCAACCTCCCCTGAGCTTGTAGAAAGTATTATTTCACCTGAATTAAGAAGCGCAAGTGCCTCACCTGGCCTGCTGAGTCCTGCTTCTCCTGCCAAACTTGGAACAAGAAGTCCCTCTCCTGATTCCTCGTCCAAAACAAAAGTCAGGACTCCGGTGTCTTcacttagttttagtttgtctcCATCGCCTGGAGTAAGAGACAGCAGCTCTCCCTTTGAGCACAGATATACTTCTCCCTCACCTGAGATCAGGATTATTGCATCTTCACCTGAAGTCGGCAGGAAAAAGCAACCTACTGAAATGGAAACATCATCATCGGCTTCTCCTCTCCGAGAGCCTTCCTTTGGCATTTCCTCACCAAGCAGCCTCACTTCCTCTCCTCATATTACAGGGATTTCTTACTCTGGTGTTCAGCCCGAAGACAGGGATAGTTCACCATTTCCCGAACTTTCCCATCACTCCACCCCTGAGCCGGACAGGACACTGATGTCCCCTGAagtcagcaggagcagcagtgTGGCAGGGTCTGCTCATACACCACCAAGCTCACCTCACTTGTCAGGCTCTCCAAGCTTCGTTCAACCACCTGAAGCAACTCTGTCATCTCAGGCCATGCACCAAACTCCTTCACCACAAGCAAATCCTCTCTCCCCGTCCCCCGAACCAAGATATCAAACCCTTTCTTCGGATGAGCTCCAAAGTCCTTCGTCTCACAACAGAAGCACAGATCCATCACCAGCATCTGTTTCTACAGATGACAACCTACTGTACACACAACCTTTGCCTTTTGCTAGAGACCCACCCGCGGctgaaacagattttttttctgaagATATCACAGAAGCACAGTCCCCCACTCGTTTTGCAAAAGATGAGGTGTCACCTTCATTTGCATTATACCAGAAAGAGGAAACAGTTGTTGCTGAGTTCAAAAACAACTCGCCAGTAGTAGGAGTTCATTCACCTGTATCTGTGACATCAGATAAAAGTTTAGGAAGCCCTCTGATTCAACAAACCACAGAAACGGCAAATGAAATTCATGATATGTCAAGCATGGCTGCCTTCACTGAGAAAAAACAGGTAACTCGGTCTCCCTTTTTTCAGGAAGAAGACGCTTATACAAATCCTCCCGGGAAAACAACGTCTGCTTCCCCTTATCTTATCTCCCCCAAGAGCAGGAGTCCAAACATTTCACCAGTCTACACGGCTACATCCAGCCGGCCTGTGCAGAGGCAAGAAAACCCCAATCCTCAACTCACTTCTGATTCCCTGACTTTTGACAGCAGTATTTATTCACCGAAATCAACCTGGACTCCTGAAATGTCAAGAAGACAGCTGTTAACCAAGGTTAAATGTGTAAACAGGGAGAAGTTCACAGAGGACATGTCTCACCCTGTGAACAGAAGACAGACTCCGTCTCCGCCACTAACGAGATTTACACCAATCCATATCATCGCCCCCGAGAAACCATATAGACAGTGGCAGAACAGAAACCGTAGCCCCTCTCAAGTTATACCATCCTCACCAAGTGGTAATTTTAAGAAAGCAGCAACAAACAGGGAAAGCCCCAACGTTGACCCCGTTGACAATAATAACCAGGGCCACTTTGTCGGGCTGGGAAGGCAATTGGAGATGGAGAGGGAAATGCAGCTGGAGCAGGAGAGAGGTGTAGGTATGGAGAGGcaaagagagaggagagagagggaggagcagACACACGAAAGAGGGGAGGGGTGGCAGGCCAGTTACAGAGGGGAACAGGTTGAGCTGTCATTCAATGCCAGGAATAGAAAAGGACCTGTGAGTCGCAGTGCCGCTCTCACAAGCAGAGAGACCCGCCAGGGACTGCCAACACCGCATTCCTGCTCAGAGAGCTTGCTAGCAACAAGACAGCTACAGCAACAACAGGGTCTGCTTAAACTTCCCTCCCAACAAGACGCCAGGGGTGGCGGCGCCAGCAGACGATTTCAGCCCCCTGCACGCCAGAACAAGAAAAGCGCTCCTGGAAGCGTGGCTGCGTACAGACCCTGTcagagctccagctccagcatgGGAAGCGAACTTGATGAAGCAGACAGTGAGGTGAAATGGTTTACAGACTTGGCCTCCCGCAGCCTGTCAAGCCCTGAAGTAGATTACCTTGACATGTACGACTCCAGTCGCCGTTCGTCTACAAACGTTTCTCAACCATCTACCCAGGAGAGCCCAGCTGGGGTCAATGCTGCCTGGTTGGCCTACGCTGACTTCAGGGGTTCTGCACCAAAGCTGGACCATGACGAAGGCCCCCTCCTGCCGCCGCCTGCATATATTTCAGACGGCCTTGATCCCGCTAGGAGATATGAGCTGGGCAGCTTTGAATGCATAGATGTGGCTGTGGAGAGAGATGACAAGAGAAAGGTGAGAAAAGGCGTACCAAAGAGACAGATCCAGCTGAAAAGGAAGGATAGCACTGAAGGAAAGCAGGAAGAGAGCAGTGAAAACAGCAGTCCTGGACTCCCTGTGACTGCGGGAAGTCTCTATGGAGATGGTCACCCGAAAGGAGCTTTAATGAGACAACACAGTACACCAGCAGCAATTCAAGAACGTCAGTCGACTGAATACGGCCCTGAGTCCAgtcagcagaaagaaagacagtcTAAATTCCAGAAATCTGCTTCTATGGATGAAACGTGCTCTAAAACCAAGATGGCTTCTTGCCTCATCAAGAGCGTGTTGTCCAAGAAGATGCAAAGTGTTGACAGACAGCCTGATGAGCAAGCAGTTGCAGAGGCAAGCCCGCAAACAGAGAGCACGGAGACACCGCTTAAGGAGTCCCCGAAACCTGACCCCCGTAATCTGAGTTCCAGTCTTCAGTCAGATTACAGTCTATCATCTGAGGGTCTTCCTGTTAGAAATGAACCAGGCACAAGGGATGAAGCTAAAGGGCGCAGAAATCCCAGGACGAGGCCTAGCAATAGGCCGagttcctccagcagcagcagaagtgtTACCTTTTCCCAGACTGACAGCGAAGACGCTGAATCCCAGAGCAGGAATGAGTCTTCATTAAAACCAGAGATGAAGTCTGAATTAAAAGTGCAGTTTGATAGTAAGCACTCCAGGACTGGATTACAGAATAGTAAAGCACACAAAAGGGACAGCTGTGACTCAATAAAGGCCACAGGCCAGGACACTGAAGCTCCTTCTGACAGAGAAGCCAGCTGCACACAGGCGAGAGTGATAAACAGAGACCAGAAACGTGAACACAAAGAGGACCACAAACAGCTGCTGCAGGGTAACAACGATGCCAACAAGTCCAAAACGCTGGATATTACACCGAACCCTGGCGAGAAAAAGAAAACCTCCCTAAATGTGTGTCTCGCTTCCGATGCAGAAAGCAAACCCGACGTTTTTTCTCCCGGTCTGCCCCCTGGAGAGAAAGATGGAAGAAGTGAAACTGATGGAgatgagaaaaaagaagaagaacatgAAGCAGAAGGAGTTAAGGCTCCACTTCACAAAGTCAGAGATGTGAGACGCATTGTTAAAAACACATATAACCTCTCCTTCAAGCCAGCTAGCGCTGTAATGCCATCAGACATaaatgaaggaaggagggaaaatTTTGATGAGGAAAAGAGGATGGAGGTCagagcagaagaggagagagacTTAATGCAGGAAGAGAGGACGGAGGTGAAAGAGAAGGGTTTCAGGACGGAGCGCAAAGAGGAACAGAAAGAGACAGCAAAGGATTCAAAGACGCTAACCTCATCTTCGCCTCAATTGAACAAAAGAAACCCTCAGTCTAGTCCACAGCTGATGCATATAGAGTACAAGGCTGTTTGCTTGAAAGACGACAAAAGTAAAATGTTATACAACAAGAAAGGTGACAAACCCCCGGCCTCTTCAACGTCTTTCACAGAGGTGAGCAGGGAATCCCAGATTGTTAATGCAAACATATCAGATTACAAAACACAGGCGACAGAGACTCATACAATCTGTGAACACGATATAAACATTACAAGAGAAACACAAGAGACCACGACAGAAATCCACAAAGTGGCACAGACTGAAGACAGATCTGTGGCGACCCGAGCAGACAGAAAACCCCCCATGCTCGGGAGTCTCCCTAAACTGCCCAGTAAAGAGAGAGAGGTGTCCACTGCTGTGGTGCTCATACGGGAAAAACCACACAAAGCCAACATGTCTCCGTCTCCAGCCCACGAGGACATTCCCACCGCAATCCAAGCTCCGGCCCCTCAGTCGCCTTCACCTGGGCTTACCCCTGCTGGTGGTCACTCCGTTTCCATGCTATTGAAGGAGAAAGGCTACCAAGCTGACATCGGAGCAGTGGTGGGTGAACATCAGACCACGGCAGGAGAGAAGGGAGTTCCCCGTAAGCATGTGAACTGTTTGGAGATCCCACTTCAGACCCTCCCTCCGTCAGATGGAGGTGTGCTTGACTCTCGCAGAGAGAGGACATTCTCTTCCTCATCTACTACTTCAGGCCCCTCAGCAGCGACCAACAACACCGACATCCTTACAAAGTCGAGAGAAGAGGACTCAGCCGACCTTAGGTGTTCAGGAAAAGACTCtgcaaaacaaaagaagaatTCACCGGAGCAAAAGCCACCTCTCACCAAACAGAAAGACATAATTGGAGATTTTGAAGCAGTGAAAAGAATAGATCCAACTTTCCCCCCGAGGTCCCCAGCAGTAAGGAGATTTAAACCACAGCCAATTGAGGTTAAGTCATTGTCTAAAGAACCACAGACACAAGAGACATCCAAAAACTCCACAGGAAACCACCGGCCTCAAACTATTGAGGTGAAATCTATAGCTAAAAGCTCCCAAAAGCCGGCTGTGCCTCCAAAACCAAACTACAAATTTAAACCTGCAGATGTAGCGGCAACGCCAACTGAGGGTCAGAGAGCATCAGGAGCAGCAGCGCCTGGAAAACCGCAGAGTGAGGAGAAGTCTCAAACGATCGTGGTGAGCTCGCCCACAATCTACAGGAAGATTTCCAATGAATCCACCTCaacatcaaaccattcaaaaaaactGGCTGTCTCTACGGTGTCCAGTCTCAAGCCCCCGCCtcacaaaacaacagcaaccaCCATCACCAGTCTCTCAAACCAGTCAGGAGCATCATCAGACACAGAGGCATCTGACCGGGGACAGCAGCAACAGCCACCTGCCTCTCCTCAGAGCTCCAAATGTGCACAAAAACCAACATCCCTAGCTACGCCAGCCGCTGGCTCAGTTGCAACCACATCTCCAGCTGCAGTTTCCGACCCAAAAGTGAGCCACATCCCTGGGCCTGGCCTAGCGGGGGCCAGTCAGCCTGCTCTTATGGATCCAGACAGCCAAATGCAACATCTACGGGGGGGACACCCTCACGAGCAAGGTATGTCTGTCACTTCCAACAATGCAAAACAACCAACTCCTGTTTCTACAACACAAGTGCCAAGATTCGCTCATCAGCCATACCACAGGTCACTTTCCAGTGAGCGTGTCCAGAGGACAGATGAGATGCACTTCTATGCCTCAGATGACCCTCCGAGCTATGATGAAAGAGAGAGCTTCAGTCCACTCATGCTCCAAGATTTGACTCTGCTGAGGCAGAGCCGCTATCAGCCCTCATCCCGCCCTCCCCCCTGCTCCTGCACGGCTGGCTGCCCCTCTCATCCAGGTCCCACGCCTCCTCACCATCACCGCAGCCCCCATAACCTCACCCCGCCACACTCTCCTGGCCAAGCACTGCCTTACCCAATGAGCCAGCCCCCACCACGGCCCCACCAGTACAGAGCTGAGCCTCAGCCAATGACTTATCAACATGGCTCTCCCAAATCAAGCCCTATTGGTCCAAACCAGCCACCATCTATGTACCAGTCTCTCCACCAGTCGGCTCcatgccccccccacccctcgcTCATGCAGACCTGCTCTGCTGACCGCCCTTTGCAGCCACCTCAGCATATTGACTCCCGACGACCTCCTGTTCACAAATCTCCACATCAGCAGCCACCGAGCATTACCGGGGCTCCTTACAGCGATCCCGGCCACTCTCCTGGCCTTCCCCCTATGGATCACCAGTACCTGTGTGGTTCTCAGAGCATGGGACCTTCCTATGGCTCAGAATATGGGGGCGACAGCTCCAGTCTGTACTCAGAAAGTAACTATGGGCAAACACCACGTAGAGTACTGCTGGATCCTGAAACAGGAAAGTATTTTTACATCGAGGTGCCTGTACAGCCACTGAGGAAAATGTTGTTTGACCCAGAGACCGGCCAATATGTGGAAGTGCTCATCCCACAACAAACAATGTCACATTCAGCCCTGTATCCTCCTTCAGCGGCCCCCTTCCCACCTCTCCACAACCCAAACATGTACGCCCCTGCTCCACAGTACATGCCCTGCGCAGCTCCTCCTCCCTTAGCACACCCTCAGGCCCAGCCCCAGCCGCCCCGATATCCCGAGGcctctgctgcagcagcaatcCACCCAAGCGTACCTGGGGCCAGTTACAGGAATCCCTCAGGTCAGGTAACCAAACCTGGGCCCCCAAATCATCCGCCACTGGACCACAGCTACTTGGAGAGTATGTATTATGTCCCAACAGGCATAAATTCAAGTCCAAATCCCACCCCACCAGACTATTACCACAAACATCCTCCTAACTTACCCCCAACAGGGGGGAAAAGGTCCTGA